A window of Cryptomeria japonica chromosome 3, Sugi_1.0, whole genome shotgun sequence contains these coding sequences:
- the LOC131069505 gene encoding homeobox-leucine zipper protein HOX11: MAELPYWAKVRPATMDSYGAELQLGICRVEEDLEARSQKEISRGEGPGVPLDLLSLAPANPNSAPLPSTVFSWMKSSGRSERQGIDMNQMPSPSAGDCEYDEEAAVSSPNSTVSSFHMEEGGLCCSGNNKRESDRASWRGSDEEEGDNSRKKLRLSKDQSALLEESFKKHNTLNPKQKIALAKQLNLRPRQVEVWFQNRRARTKLKQTEVDCEFLKRCCENLTEENRRLQKEVQELRALKVSTPLYMQLPAATLTMCPSCERVATATTHRSPWQPMPNASARPVPPHVRS, from the exons ATGGCTGAGCTTCCTTACTGGGCAAAGGTGAGGCCAGCGACTATGGACAGCTATGGAGCCGAGCTACAGCTCGGAATTTGCAGAGTTGAAGAAGATTTAGAAGCGAGATCGCAAAAGGAAATAAGCAGAGGGGAGGGGCCTGGTGTGCCTTTAGATCTGCTCTCCTTGGCCCCTGCAAACCCTAACTCAGCGCCCCTGCCTAGCACCGTCTTCTCCTGGATGAAATCCTCTG GAAGGAGCGAGAGGCAGGGCATTGACATGAACCAGATGCCCTCTCCCTCGGCCGGCGACTGCGAATATGACGAAGAGGCGGCCGTTTCCTCTCCTAATAGCACCGTTTCGTCCTTTCACATGGAGGAGGGAGGGCTTTGTTGCAGTGGCAACAACAAAAGGGAGAGCGACAGGGCGTCCTGGAGAGGCAGTGACGAAGAAGAAGGAGATAACAGCAGGAAGAAGCTCCGCCTTTCCAAGGATCAGTCGGCTCTCTTAGAAGAAAGCTTCAAAAAGCACAATACACTCAATCCG AAGCAAAAAATTGCCCTGGCAAAGCAGCTCAACCTTCGTCCCCGGCAGGTTGAAGTCTGGTTCCAGAACAGAAGAGCAAG GACAAAGTTGAAGCAGACTGAAGTGGACTGCGAATTTCTGAAGCGGTGCTGTGAAAATCTGACGGAAGAAAACAGGCGGCTGCAGAAGGAAGTGCAGGAACTGCGAGCTTTGAAAGTTTCAACTCCTTTGTACATGCAACTTCCAGCAGCCACTCTCACCATGTGTCCTTCCTGCGAAAGAGTGGCTACAGCCACCACGCACAGATCGCCATGGCAGCCCATGCCCAACGCTTCTGCCCGTCCTGTTCCGCCTCACGTTAGGTCTTAg